In Streptomyces sp. Li-HN-5-11, the sequence CCGTAGCCCGCGGCCCGGCACACCGTGCCGACGGCGTGCGCGATGTCGCCGATCCGGTTGCCGACGACGGCCGCCTCGATGCCCGCCGCCAGGGCCCGCTCGGCGGTCTCGACCAGCCGCAGGTCCCCGGGGCGCGGTCGGCCGACGACGAAGCTGATCGCCGAGTCCCCGACCCAGCCGCCCAGTTCGGCGCCGAAGTCGAGGGAGACGAGGTCGCCGTCGCGCAGCCGGTAGCGGGTGGGGACACCGTGCACGATCGCGTCGTTGACGGAGGCGCACAGCACGGCGGGGAACGGGGTCGGGGCGAACGAGGGCCGGTAGCCGAGGAACGGCGAGGACGCGCCGGCCTCGCGCAGTACGTCGTGCGCCAGTTCGTCCAGCTCCAGCAGGGAGACGCCGACGTCCGCGGCCCGGCGCGCGACGGTGAGGGCCCGCGCCACGACCTGTCCGGCCTCGTACATGGCGTCGATCGATGTGTCCGTCTTCAGTTCCACCATGCCAATTACTATACCGGTATTTGAATCACGGTACGATGGCCGCATGGTGCGCACACCTCTGACCCCTCAGGAGCGCGAACGCGGCGAGCGGCTCGGACGGCTGCTGCGCGAGGCGCGTGGCGACCGCAGCATGACGGAGATCGCGGCGCGCGCGGGCATCTCGGCCGAGACCCTGCGCAAGATCGAGACCGGCCGGGCCCCGACTCCGGCCTTCTTCACGGTGGCCGCGCTGGCCGGCGCCCTCGGGCTGTCCATGGACGAGCTGGCGGGGCGGTGCGCACCGGTGGAGGTGTGACGTCACGGCCCAGACCCCCGTGCCTGGAGATCTCTGGACGCCCGACGAAAACTGCCCGTAGCAAGCCTGTAACACGGCTGGTGTTCGCTACGGACCGGAGTGTTCCCCACGTGCGGGAGTTTGGGCGATGGCTGTGGATCAACTCCCGGGGCGGATACGGGAGTTCGTGGGCTTCCTGGACGACCTGCTGGCACGCCTCGACCAGGGCGGCGGCTGGTGCGGGGTGTTCTGGCAGCGCGACCCGGAGGGCATGCGGGCCTGCCTGGACGGCCGGGAGATACCGCCGTGGGACGTGGTGGAGGCCCTCGTACAGGACCTCGCCGCGGCATACGGGCCCGAGGCCGCCGCGCCGCACGGGGAGAGGGCCCGCGCGCTGTACACCGCCGCGGTCACCGCGTACGACGCCCGGCCGGGAAGCCGGGACGCCCTCGGTGACCGGCTCGACGTGCTGCTCCGCGAACAGAGGTACGCCGCCGAACGCCAGGCGGCCCTGACCCGCCGCCTCGCGTCGGCCGCCGGCCTCGAGGAATCCGACGCCCTCCGCGTCGACCTCGCCTGGGCCCGCGACGACCACCAACGCGCGACCGCGCGGTGCGCGGAGATCCTCGCGCGGATGGAGGCGCTGGACGCCCGCGACCGGCGCGGAACGCGCGGCGGGGCACCGGCCGGGCCTCAGGCCACCCCCGCGAGCGGAACCGTGCTCCGGGCCGGCGGGGAGGGCACCGGGTTCCCGGCGCAGGCCGGGCAGGCGGGCGGCCCGACGCTCCCGCGAGACCCGGGCGACGAGGTCGAGGCGGCCGACTGGTCCGCCTTCGACGACGGCTCCGGCGCCGCACTGAGCGGGGCGCGGCGAGTGGCCGGCGGTGCGGTGCCCGGCCGGGCCGGCTGGAACGGCGGGCGGACCGCGGCCGGCGCGTCGCGCACCGGCCGTCAGGCGCCCGACGCAACGCCCGGCCGGCACGTCCCCGCCGCCGGGCACCCGGCAGACCACCACCCCGACTCCACGGCAGCCGTCCGGCAGGGCATCACGGGCCCCTCGGGGCATGCCTTCGGCCCGGACGCGCGTGTCGGCGCGGCCGGCGGCTTCGCGGCCACAGGCCGTCCCGTGCACGGTGCCCCGGCCCCCACGGCGGGCCCTGGCCCCGACGCCCCGTCCCCGGCGGATCCCCTGACCCGCCCGTCCCCCGCGGATCCCCTGACCCACGCCGGGCGCCCGGCAGACCACCCCGACCCCGCGGCCCCCGTCGTCCCGGGCACGGGCACCTCGGGGCATGTCTTCGGCCCGGACGTGCTGGTCGGCGCGACCGGCGGCTTTGTGGCCACAGGCGCCGCAGGCCGCCCCGCGCACGGTGCCCCGCCGGCCACGGCGGGCCGTGGCCCGGACGCCCCGTCCCTGGCGGATCCTTTGA encodes:
- the map gene encoding type I methionyl aminopeptidase; the protein is MVELKTDTSIDAMYEAGQVVARALTVARRAADVGVSLLELDELAHDVLREAGASSPFLGYRPSFAPTPFPAVLCASVNDAIVHGVPTRYRLRDGDLVSLDFGAELGGWVGDSAISFVVGRPRPGDLRLVETAERALAAGIEAAVVGNRIGDIAHAVGTVCRAAGYGIPDGFGGHGIGRRMHEDPGVPNEGRPGRGLPLRHGMVLAIEPMLIAGGTDGYHAASDGWTLRTNDGSRAAHVEHTVAITEAGPRVLTRRQDEQPEGAGPC
- a CDS encoding helix-turn-helix transcriptional regulator — encoded protein: MVRTPLTPQERERGERLGRLLREARGDRSMTEIAARAGISAETLRKIETGRAPTPAFFTVAALAGALGLSMDELAGRCAPVEV